The following are encoded together in the Candidatus Methylomirabilis oxygeniifera genome:
- a CDS encoding conserved protein of unknown function (Evidence 4 : Homologs of previously reported genes of unknown function), whose product MAFQDKSLTCVDCGQQFTFTAGEQEFYEQKGFMNEPKRCKGCKSVRKGVGGHGGPRQEYEVVCSACGQQTSVPFKPILDKPVFCKPCFVAKRSGA is encoded by the coding sequence ATGGCATTCCAGGATAAGTCACTGACGTGTGTTGATTGTGGGCAGCAGTTTACCTTCACCGCCGGCGAGCAAGAGTTTTATGAGCAGAAAGGATTCATGAATGAGCCAAAACGGTGCAAGGGCTGCAAGTCGGTACGCAAAGGCGTAGGCGGCCATGGAGGCCCCCGCCAGGAGTACGAGGTCGTCTGCTCAGCCTGTGGCCAGCAGACCTCCGTTCCCTTCAAGCCGATCCTCGACAAACCGGTCTTCTGCAAGCCCTGCTTTGTGGCTAAGCGATCTGGGGCGTGA
- a CDS encoding transposase produces the protein MRAQGAPLSLACRTLGVSRAGFYKWQRGSAPTSPQQAPCDERLAQRIRNILDREETFGYRRVWAWLRFQEGVRVNRKTVHRIMQRKGWQCRVWHRPALRPTPTWEKCSTVQQPDRLWATDATKIWCGRDGWASLIGVLDAGSRECVGARFARQGRAIEAVDALEQGILQCYGSFAHVPEGLRLRHDNGSIFLARLFVGTTQQLAITQEFIPRYSPEYNGVIERFFRTLKQECVWLHHFESFAEAESIIMAWIDRYNSERQHSALGYLTPRVWREQFYQLPQAA, from the coding sequence TTGAGGGCGCAGGGTGCGCCGCTGAGTCTGGCGTGCCGGACACTGGGTGTCTCGCGCGCGGGCTTCTACAAATGGCAGCGCGGCTCGGCGCCCACTTCCCCGCAGCAGGCGCCGTGTGACGAGCGCCTGGCCCAGCGGATCCGGAACATCCTGGACCGCGAGGAGACCTTCGGCTACCGGCGGGTGTGGGCCTGGCTGCGGTTCCAGGAGGGCGTCAGGGTGAATCGCAAGACGGTCCATCGGATCATGCAACGGAAAGGGTGGCAATGCCGCGTGTGGCACCGTCCAGCCCTGCGGCCCACGCCGACGTGGGAGAAGTGTTCGACGGTCCAGCAGCCGGACCGGCTCTGGGCCACCGATGCGACGAAGATCTGGTGTGGTCGGGATGGCTGGGCGAGTCTTATCGGCGTCCTCGACGCTGGCAGCCGCGAGTGCGTCGGCGCTCGGTTTGCCCGCCAGGGTCGGGCGATCGAAGCGGTCGATGCCCTGGAGCAAGGCATTCTCCAGTGCTATGGAAGTTTCGCCCACGTACCCGAGGGCCTGCGGCTTCGGCACGATAACGGTTCCATCTTCCTGGCCCGCCTGTTCGTTGGGACCACCCAGCAGCTTGCGATTACCCAGGAGTTTATCCCTCGATACTCCCCGGAGTACAACGGGGTCATTGAACGCTTCTTCCGCACCCTGAAGCAAGAATGTGTCTGGTTGCACCATTTCGAGTCCTTCGCGGAGGCCGAATCCATCATCATGGCCTGGATCGACCGCTACAACAGCGAGCGACAGCATTCGGCCCTGGGGTATCTCACCCCTCGGGTCTGGCGTGAACAGTTCTATCAACTCCCCCAGGCGGCATAA
- a CDS encoding protein of unknown function (Evidence 5 : No homology to any previously reported sequences), with the protein MRAMGREDRIPLPLRKAKGRAAMYAPGPSPTLTTTGYLDLHISRPRSLSHKAGLAEDRFVEDRLEGNGGLLATG; encoded by the coding sequence ATGAGGGCGATGGGAAGAGAAGATAGGATCCCGCTCCCGCTCCGGAAAGCAAAGGGCCGGGCTGCTATGTACGCGCCCGGCCCTTCACCCACGCTTACGACGACAGGCTATTTAGATCTGCATATCTCACGCCCCAGATCGCTTAGCCACAAAGCAGGGCTTGCAGAAGACCGGTTTGTCGAGGATCGGCTTGAAGGGAACGGAGGTCTGCTGGCCACAGGCTGA
- a CDS encoding Diguanylate cyclase (fragment), translated as MPYFSMQQLQMAIAQLEQAIYNHEQWYKNLLRVLIARLLPDAPDLMPDAHRRCRFGQWYDSDITGFLRDHPAFVAIGQAHEQMHRSATYCSAPLKVNRAYAAWGS; from the coding sequence ATGCCCTACTTTAGCATGCAACAGTTGCAGATGGCGATCGCGCAGCTCGAACAAGCGATTTATAATCACGAGCAGTGGTACAAGAATCTGCTCCGCGTGCTCATCGCCCGTCTACTCCCTGATGCGCCCGATCTGATGCCAGACGCACACCGTCGCTGTCGCTTCGGCCAGTGGTACGACAGCGACATCACCGGCTTCCTTCGCGACCACCCTGCGTTCGTCGCGATCGGTCAAGCGCACGAGCAAATGCACCGCAGCGCAACATACTGTAGTGCCCCCCTGAAAGTCAACAGGGCTTATGCCGCCTGGGGGAGTTGA
- a CDS encoding response regulator PleD (with diguanylate cyclase and response regulator receiver domains) (fragment): MIDVDRFKEINDRYGHVAGDAVLASTSQCLQLQVRSYDRLYRYGGEEFLLCMPNTGIDAALEIAERLRIAVAAQQIRSGDSDPHLQITASFGIAALDGERPVEESIDRVDKAMYQAKTAGRNRVEVIT, translated from the coding sequence ATGATTGACGTCGACCGTTTCAAAGAGATCAATGACCGCTACGGGCATGTTGCGGGCGATGCCGTACTGGCGTCGACCTCCCAGTGCCTGCAACTGCAAGTGAGATCTTACGATCGCCTCTATCGCTACGGTGGAGAGGAGTTCCTGCTGTGCATGCCTAACACCGGGATCGACGCCGCCTTGGAAATTGCGGAACGACTCCGCATTGCCGTGGCGGCGCAACAAATCCGCAGTGGCGACAGTGATCCGCACCTACAAATCACTGCATCGTTCGGAATAGCCGCGCTGGACGGCGAGCGTCCCGTCGAGGAATCGATCGATCGAGTCGACAAAGCCATGTATCAGGCCAAGACCGCTGGACGTAACCGCGTCGAAGTCATCACCTGA
- a CDS encoding protein of unknown function (Evidence 5 : No homology to any previously reported sequences), whose product MAESTLTQNRWTITRKTAVVLELLRGGEAAELARRYGLSQAQLFAWRDRFLEGGQAALKTRRGQIDSERERRVRELERKVGQLTLEKELLKKTDALIRQRGRRSTS is encoded by the coding sequence ATGGCCGAGTCGACCCTGACACAGAATCGCTGGACGATCACCCGCAAGACGGCTGTGGTGCTGGAACTATTGCGTGGTGGTGAGGCCGCGGAGCTGGCCCGCAGGTATGGGCTCAGCCAAGCCCAACTGTTTGCCTGGCGGGATCGGTTCCTGGAAGGCGGGCAGGCGGCGCTCAAGACGCGCCGGGGACAGATCGACTCTGAGCGGGAGCGCCGCGTGCGGGAGCTGGAGCGCAAGGTGGGCCAGCTCACCCTGGAGAAGGAGCTGTTAAAAAAAACCGACGCGCTGATCCGCCAACGTGGGCGGAGGTCGACCAGTTGA